TGGCTGGGTTGTGGTCGCTCCTCGAGGCGTACCTGGTGACCCAGGGGAGCCGGGGTGCTCGCGTCAGCCACACCCTGCAGTCCTACCGGATCGGGCTGGAGACGTTCCTCACCTGGGCCGGACCCGCTGGAGTCAGCTTGCTGCGGCCCAGCGCGAACGCGGGCTTTCGGTACGCCCGTCACCTGAAGAGCACTGGCCTCGCTCCCGGCAGTGTCAGCGTCCGACTGGCCGTGGGTAAGGCTCTGTATGCCTCCTTGCGCTGGGCTGGTTCCACCGATGCTGCGCCGTTCGCGGACGTGAAGGCCGCGTCTGATCCTGTGCCCCGCTGGGAGAAGGGCAAGCCCTAACCGGACGAGTGGAGTGCCCCCCAAAAACTGGACGGAGTGAAGTAGAGATTCAGGCTCGCCGCCAGCCGTAGGCTGGA
The sequence above is drawn from the Deinococcus hopiensis KR-140 genome and encodes:
- a CDS encoding site-specific integrase — translated: MAGLWSLLEAYLVTQGSRGARVSHTLQSYRIGLETFLTWAGPAGVSLLRPSANAGFRYARHLKSTGLAPGSVSVRLAVGKALYASLRWAGSTDAAPFADVKAASDPVPRWEKGKP